The following coding sequences lie in one Longimicrobium sp. genomic window:
- a CDS encoding SDR family oxidoreductase, which produces MDAGLSIDLRGRRALVTGGSRGVGRATALLLARAGADVGIGYLSRTAEAEAVVAELRALGVRAFAASADVGTAEGARVLFDRCQEELGGVDIFVGNAGVWPPDDVPIAEMAEEQWAHTMRANLDSIFHCVRLAATRIGDGGRIVLVASTAGQRGEAGHADYAASKGAVISLTKSVAVELGPRGVTVNCVAPGWIDTEMVAGPMAGEGRARIEAAIPLRRIASADDIAGPILFLCSPLARHLTGEILNVNGGSVLCG; this is translated from the coding sequence ATGGACGCCGGCCTGAGCATCGACCTGCGCGGGCGGCGCGCGCTCGTCACCGGCGGCTCGCGCGGCGTGGGGAGGGCGACGGCGCTTCTCCTGGCCCGCGCCGGCGCCGACGTGGGGATCGGATACCTTAGCCGTACCGCCGAAGCCGAAGCCGTCGTCGCCGAGCTGCGGGCGCTCGGTGTGCGCGCCTTCGCCGCGTCGGCGGACGTGGGGACGGCGGAGGGGGCGCGCGTCCTCTTCGACCGCTGCCAGGAGGAGCTGGGCGGGGTCGACATCTTCGTGGGCAATGCGGGGGTGTGGCCGCCGGACGACGTGCCGATCGCGGAGATGGCGGAGGAACAGTGGGCGCACACGATGCGAGCCAACCTCGACTCCATCTTCCACTGCGTGCGTCTCGCCGCCACGCGCATCGGCGACGGCGGGCGCATCGTGCTGGTGGCCTCCACCGCGGGCCAGCGCGGCGAGGCGGGCCACGCGGACTACGCGGCCAGCAAGGGCGCCGTCATCTCCCTCACCAAGTCGGTGGCGGTGGAGCTCGGCCCGCGGGGCGTCACCGTGAACTGTGTGGCGCCGGGGTGGATCGACACCGAGATGGTCGCCGGGCCGATGGCCGGAGAGGGGCGCGCGCGCATCGAAGCCGCCATCCCCCTGCGCCGCATCGCCTCCGCCGACGACATCGCGGGGCCGATCCTCTTCCTCTGCTCGCCGCTGGCCCGGCACCTGACGGGCGAGATCCTGAACGTGAACGGCGGGAGCGTGCTCTGTGGCTGA
- a CDS encoding glycine-rich domain-containing protein-like — protein sequence MSTGAINHTRPVTISVDLVVASRRVEDGFFSGCSPREIVESADRYKKFLTLIQRYPEAIIAPTRDIDEMWHLHMLHPVAYYHDCMSSFGEIIDHDGGFGSEPEEAPVLAATFRYTSELWQQEYGESYASNDEGSVKCTRNCVSRCKRACKTN from the coding sequence ATGAGCACGGGCGCCATCAACCATACTCGCCCCGTCACTATCTCCGTGGATCTAGTTGTCGCATCCCGCAGAGTGGAGGATGGGTTTTTTTCAGGCTGCAGCCCGCGTGAGATTGTAGAGTCTGCCGACCGGTATAAGAAGTTCCTGACGCTCATCCAGAGGTATCCGGAAGCTATCATCGCGCCGACGCGGGATATCGACGAGATGTGGCATCTGCACATGCTTCATCCGGTTGCTTACTATCACGACTGCATGTCGAGCTTCGGGGAGATTATCGATCACGATGGCGGTTTCGGTAGTGAGCCCGAGGAAGCGCCAGTACTCGCTGCCACGTTCCGCTACACATCCGAACTGTGGCAGCAGGAATATGGTGAATCTTATGCCAGCAACGACGAAGGGTCAGTCAAATGCACCCGTAACTGCGTCAGCCGCTGCAAGCGGGCGTGCAAGACGAACTAA
- the alaS gene encoding alanine--tRNA ligase: protein MRSDEIRTRFLDYFARQGHTVRPSASLVPGDDPTLLFTNAGMVPFKKVFLGAENPGYSRATTSQKCVRAGGKHNDLEQVGVTARHHTFFEMLGNFSFGDYFKRDAIRFAWELLTEEYGIPRERLWVTVHYTDDEAERLWLEIAGVKPERIFRLGDKDNFWQMADTGPCGPCSEIHFDLRPEGERGTEVSREQFEELGEEGQFLEIWNLVFMQYDRDADGNLNPLPAPSIDTGMGLERLASVLQGVKANYLTDLFTDIIDRAVATVGVPYEYDTPQGVSYRVLADHGRATAFLLADGVFPSNEGRGYVLRRILRRAVRHAYLLGRREPTLVHVVEAVIDRMGGVYSELNARREYILRNTRAEEERFLATVDAGMKRFDELAPAGGSGTVSGADTFRLYDTFGFPPDLTELMAAERGYSVDMEAFENELEAQRRRSREDRAASGIGVGADALADGWEAVGDAAGAEQDYAAYRAVSLDTDILAFRRMEDGRVALQLRENPFYAESGGQVSDAGHVRGDGWSMKVEEVRKVSGRVAVVGPVEGDFAPGLVRAEVEEPPRRDTERNHTATHLLHAALRAVLGEHVHQMGSLVAPERLRFDFSHSGPMTPAEVTDVEGRVNRAIWANTPVEPREMGYQDAIGLGAMALFSEKYGDVVRVVDIPGVSMELCGGTHVRTTGQIGLFRIVSESGVAAGVRRIEAVTGPQAFERVRRDEATLREVAALLKTREENLVPRIQQVLGEQRELQRALEKARTQGGADVIGRLLDSAHQVDGARVIASTVDVADADELRALGDGLRERLGSGVAVLAAALGDRTTIFAVSTDDMVTRGVRADRVVREVAALAGGKGGGKPHMAQAGVTQPERVPEALERVPEIVRPMLAGA from the coding sequence ATGCGCTCCGACGAGATCCGCACCCGGTTCCTCGACTACTTCGCCCGGCAGGGGCACACCGTCCGGCCGTCGGCGTCGCTGGTGCCGGGGGACGATCCCACGCTGCTGTTCACCAACGCGGGGATGGTGCCGTTCAAAAAGGTGTTCCTTGGGGCGGAGAATCCCGGGTACTCGCGGGCGACCACCTCGCAGAAGTGCGTGCGCGCGGGCGGCAAGCACAACGACCTGGAGCAGGTGGGCGTCACCGCGCGGCACCACACCTTCTTCGAGATGCTGGGCAACTTCTCGTTCGGTGACTACTTCAAGCGCGACGCCATCCGCTTCGCGTGGGAGCTGCTGACCGAGGAATACGGCATCCCCAGGGAGCGGCTGTGGGTGACGGTGCACTACACCGACGACGAGGCCGAACGGCTGTGGCTGGAGATCGCCGGGGTGAAGCCGGAGCGCATCTTTCGGCTGGGCGACAAGGACAACTTCTGGCAGATGGCCGACACCGGCCCCTGCGGCCCGTGCAGCGAGATCCACTTCGACCTGCGGCCCGAGGGGGAGCGCGGGACGGAGGTGTCGCGGGAGCAGTTCGAGGAGCTGGGCGAGGAGGGGCAGTTCCTGGAGATCTGGAACCTCGTCTTCATGCAGTACGACCGCGACGCGGACGGCAACCTCAACCCGCTCCCTGCGCCCTCCATCGACACGGGAATGGGGCTGGAGCGCCTCGCGTCGGTGCTGCAGGGGGTGAAGGCGAACTACCTGACCGACCTCTTCACCGACATCATCGACCGCGCGGTGGCGACGGTGGGGGTGCCGTACGAGTACGACACTCCGCAGGGCGTGTCGTACCGCGTGCTGGCCGATCACGGGCGCGCCACGGCCTTCCTGCTGGCGGACGGCGTCTTTCCGTCCAACGAGGGGCGCGGCTACGTGCTGCGCCGAATCCTGCGCCGCGCCGTCCGCCACGCCTACCTCCTCGGGCGTCGCGAGCCGACGCTGGTGCACGTGGTGGAGGCGGTGATCGACCGGATGGGCGGCGTGTATTCCGAGCTGAACGCGCGGCGCGAGTACATCCTGCGCAACACGCGGGCTGAGGAGGAGCGCTTCCTGGCCACCGTCGACGCGGGGATGAAGCGCTTCGACGAACTCGCCCCCGCCGGCGGGAGCGGCACTGTGAGCGGCGCGGACACCTTTCGGCTGTACGACACCTTTGGCTTCCCGCCCGACCTAACCGAGCTGATGGCCGCCGAGCGCGGCTACTCGGTGGACATGGAGGCGTTCGAGAACGAGCTGGAGGCGCAGCGCCGCCGCTCCCGCGAGGACCGCGCGGCTTCCGGGATCGGCGTGGGCGCGGACGCGCTGGCGGACGGATGGGAGGCGGTGGGCGATGCGGCCGGCGCGGAGCAGGACTACGCCGCCTACCGCGCCGTCTCGCTGGACACGGACATCCTCGCCTTCCGGCGGATGGAGGACGGGCGCGTCGCGCTGCAGCTCCGCGAGAACCCGTTCTACGCGGAGAGCGGCGGCCAGGTCTCCGATGCCGGGCACGTGCGCGGCGACGGGTGGTCGATGAAGGTGGAGGAGGTGCGCAAGGTGAGCGGCCGCGTCGCCGTCGTCGGCCCGGTGGAGGGCGACTTCGCGCCGGGGCTGGTGCGCGCGGAGGTGGAAGAGCCCCCGCGCCGCGACACCGAGCGCAACCACACGGCCACGCACCTCCTGCACGCCGCCCTGCGCGCCGTGCTGGGCGAGCACGTGCACCAGATGGGCTCGCTGGTGGCGCCGGAGCGGCTGCGCTTCGATTTCTCGCACAGCGGGCCGATGACGCCGGCCGAGGTCACCGACGTGGAGGGGCGCGTCAACCGCGCGATCTGGGCGAACACGCCGGTGGAGCCGCGCGAGATGGGGTACCAGGACGCGATCGGCCTCGGCGCAATGGCGCTCTTCTCCGAGAAGTACGGCGACGTGGTGCGCGTGGTGGACATCCCCGGCGTGTCGATGGAGCTGTGCGGCGGAACGCACGTGCGCACCACGGGTCAGATCGGGCTCTTTCGCATCGTGTCCGAGAGCGGGGTGGCAGCCGGGGTGCGGCGCATCGAGGCCGTCACCGGCCCGCAGGCGTTCGAGCGCGTACGCCGCGACGAGGCCACGCTGCGCGAGGTGGCCGCGCTCCTGAAGACCCGCGAGGAGAATCTCGTCCCGCGCATCCAGCAGGTGCTCGGGGAGCAGCGCGAGCTCCAGCGCGCGCTGGAGAAGGCGCGCACCCAGGGCGGCGCGGACGTCATCGGCCGCCTGCTGGATTCCGCGCACCAGGTGGATGGCGCGCGCGTGATCGCCTCCACCGTCGACGTCGCGGATGCGGACGAGCTGCGCGCGCTCGGCGACGGGCTTCGCGAGCGGCTGGGGAGCGGGGTGGCCGTGCTCGCCGCGGCGCTCGGCGACCGCACCACGATCTTTGCCGTGTCCACCGACGACATGGTGACCCGCGGCGTGCGCGCGGACCGGGTCGTGCGCGAGGTGGCGGCGCTCGCTGGTGGAAAGGGTGGCGGCAAGCCGCACATGGCGCAGGCCGGCGTCACGCAACCGGAGCGCGTGCCGGAGGCGCTGGAGCGCGTCCCCGAGATCGTCCGCCCGATGCTGGCCGGGGCGTGA
- a CDS encoding PQQ-binding-like beta-propeller repeat protein produces the protein MILTRRDFLKTGIAAALTPGASFAMPPRAFSFAFFSDTHVALGRNERECRAMMEEIASGIRPDFAINGGDVTDYGWRGEYDGYARVLAGMSFPVHHIPGNHDVRWSPLGPQIFAKYCGEPFRSFEHKGCRFVLLDSSVPLSHWGHFESGQLRWAERELRRVGRETPVFVFTHHWVGRDRVMVDNENELLRVLEPYNVKLVFNGHGHQDLLWHWNGVAGTMNKGLYQGSYQRVDVDWNAGEVRLSRRTTEAPELRPLLRVPLAPRRDARPLWAVGVSLVGAGTAVPTRAEGAREFRWDEGAWAPLPLAGAPTIGLRPGSHLLSLRARDGGAQRAFPVRVTRTDAALRPRWERRLTGGVMSHLRLAEGVLFASAMDGSITALRASDGTQLWTARTEGYCHSSPRVDAGRVIVGSADGGVYAFDARTGRRLWKHATGGPVYASAAVAGGIAAIGSGDGTVYGLDARTGAVRWRFALPTGDTAFAQSPAATDGERFYVGAWDRNLYALDVATGREVWRRQCTDKSFAYSPAIGGPAVGGGRVYVPSNDNVLHAFDAATGAPLWQATAPGDKFGYSSPTLVGDRIYIGCLGDKGQVRCVSAADGRELWMTETGGEIYDSSPAVSDGRVAIGSVNGTLHLLSADDGRMVAQHRLPAGHFLASPAAGGRSVYAATFSDVVMGFDVAG, from the coding sequence TTGATCCTCACCCGCCGCGACTTCCTGAAGACCGGCATCGCAGCCGCGCTCACGCCGGGGGCGTCGTTCGCGATGCCGCCGCGCGCGTTTTCGTTCGCGTTCTTTTCGGATACGCACGTGGCGCTGGGGCGCAACGAGCGCGAGTGCAGGGCGATGATGGAGGAGATCGCGAGCGGCATCCGGCCCGATTTCGCGATCAACGGCGGCGACGTGACCGATTACGGGTGGCGCGGCGAGTACGACGGGTACGCGCGCGTGCTGGCGGGGATGAGCTTTCCCGTGCACCACATCCCCGGCAACCACGACGTGCGCTGGTCGCCGCTGGGGCCGCAGATCTTCGCGAAGTACTGTGGCGAGCCGTTCCGATCCTTTGAACACAAGGGATGCCGCTTCGTCCTCCTGGACAGCTCGGTGCCCCTGTCGCACTGGGGACACTTCGAGAGCGGGCAGCTTCGCTGGGCAGAGCGCGAGCTGCGCAGGGTGGGGCGCGAGACGCCGGTCTTCGTCTTCACCCACCACTGGGTGGGGCGCGACCGCGTGATGGTGGACAACGAGAACGAGCTCCTGCGCGTGCTGGAGCCGTACAACGTGAAGCTCGTCTTCAACGGCCACGGGCACCAGGACCTCCTCTGGCACTGGAACGGCGTCGCCGGGACGATGAACAAGGGGCTGTACCAGGGCTCGTACCAGCGCGTGGACGTGGACTGGAACGCAGGCGAGGTGCGCCTCTCCCGCCGCACGACGGAGGCGCCCGAGCTTCGTCCGCTCCTGAGGGTGCCGCTCGCCCCCCGTCGCGATGCGCGCCCGCTGTGGGCCGTGGGCGTGTCGCTGGTGGGTGCGGGCACTGCCGTTCCCACGCGGGCGGAGGGCGCGCGCGAGTTCCGTTGGGATGAGGGGGCGTGGGCCCCGCTCCCGCTCGCGGGCGCCCCCACGATCGGGTTGCGGCCGGGCTCTCACCTCCTCTCGCTGCGCGCGCGCGATGGCGGTGCGCAGCGCGCCTTCCCCGTACGCGTGACCCGCACCGATGCCGCGCTTCGACCCCGCTGGGAGCGGCGCCTCACCGGCGGCGTCATGTCGCACCTGCGGCTCGCGGAGGGTGTGCTCTTCGCCAGCGCGATGGACGGCTCCATCACCGCGCTTCGTGCCAGCGATGGGACGCAGCTCTGGACGGCGCGCACGGAGGGCTACTGCCACTCGTCGCCCAGGGTGGATGCGGGGCGGGTGATCGTGGGGAGCGCGGATGGCGGGGTGTACGCTTTCGACGCGCGCACCGGGCGGCGCCTGTGGAAACACGCCACGGGCGGGCCGGTGTACGCATCTGCCGCCGTGGCGGGGGGGATCGCCGCCATCGGCTCGGGCGACGGGACGGTGTACGGGCTGGATGCGCGCACCGGTGCCGTACGCTGGCGCTTCGCCCTCCCCACGGGCGACACCGCGTTCGCGCAGAGCCCCGCCGCGACCGACGGCGAGCGCTTCTACGTCGGCGCCTGGGACCGCAACCTGTACGCGCTCGACGTTGCCACGGGGCGCGAGGTGTGGCGGCGGCAGTGCACGGACAAGTCGTTCGCGTACTCGCCGGCCATCGGCGGGCCGGCAGTGGGAGGAGGGCGGGTGTACGTGCCATCCAACGACAACGTCCTTCACGCCTTCGATGCCGCGACCGGCGCCCCGCTCTGGCAGGCCACGGCGCCCGGCGACAAGTTCGGCTACTCCTCGCCCACCCTCGTCGGCGACCGCATCTACATCGGCTGCCTGGGCGACAAGGGCCAGGTGCGCTGCGTCTCCGCCGCCGACGGCCGCGAGCTGTGGATGACGGAAACGGGCGGCGAGATCTACGACTCCTCCCCCGCGGTCAGCGACGGCCGTGTGGCGATCGGCTCGGTGAACGGCACGCTGCACCTCCTGTCTGCCGATGATGGGCGGATGGTGGCGCAGCATCGGTTGCCGGCGGGGCACTTCCTCGCATCCCCGGCGGCGGGCGGGCGGTCCGTGTACGCCGCGACGTTTTCGGACGTGGTGATGGGGTTCGACGTGGCGGGGTGA
- a CDS encoding hemolysin family protein — protein MDPEPGGLSILAVLGLVLVNAFLVAAEFALLSVRRTRIEQHVRQGDTRAARVLPALGQLEELLFAGQVGRSLVSILLGTYALAASRAHLVPLLGPVRALPVFGSTAAVADVIAIAVVVVLHATLGQQVPKLVAVHRAEPVAAVLGYPVLRALWVVFWPVLKPLEWCVRLALRPFGLGGAGFAHLTEPDEELRMLVAAGADPTEIEEDEREMIRGVFGFSDTVAREVMTPRTAMAAIPVGASFEEMLDVFFEEGHSRLPVFEGTIDTIVGVILIKDLFPLLRDAERRAGFDMRAVMRPPYFVPETKPVSDILAELRQQSVHLAIVLDEFGGTYGLVTMEDILEEIVGEINDEFDVAEPEFEPTPEGDTLIDGAVSLSEVNDRFLLHLPVDDFDTLGGYVFGTLGRVPVAGDVVAVPGAEGEWELRVEEVEERRVKCVRLYHPVPVREPVAVDGAGG, from the coding sequence ATGGATCCTGAACCTGGCGGTCTAAGCATCCTCGCAGTGCTGGGCCTCGTGCTGGTCAACGCCTTCCTGGTGGCCGCCGAGTTCGCCCTCCTCTCCGTTCGCCGCACCCGAATCGAGCAGCACGTCCGCCAGGGCGACACCCGCGCGGCCCGCGTCCTTCCGGCGCTCGGCCAGCTGGAGGAGCTGCTCTTCGCCGGCCAGGTCGGCCGCAGCCTCGTATCCATCCTCCTGGGCACCTACGCCCTCGCGGCCTCGCGCGCGCACCTCGTGCCGCTGCTGGGTCCCGTCCGCGCGCTCCCCGTCTTCGGCTCGACGGCCGCGGTCGCGGACGTCATCGCCATCGCGGTCGTTGTCGTTCTGCACGCTACGCTGGGGCAGCAGGTTCCCAAGCTGGTGGCCGTGCACCGCGCGGAGCCGGTGGCGGCGGTGCTGGGCTATCCCGTGCTGCGCGCTCTGTGGGTGGTGTTCTGGCCCGTGCTCAAGCCGCTGGAGTGGTGCGTGCGGCTGGCGCTGCGGCCGTTCGGGCTGGGCGGCGCCGGCTTCGCGCACCTCACCGAGCCGGACGAGGAGCTGCGCATGCTGGTGGCCGCCGGCGCCGACCCCACCGAGATCGAGGAGGACGAGCGCGAGATGATCCGCGGCGTCTTCGGCTTCTCGGACACGGTGGCGCGCGAGGTGATGACGCCGCGCACCGCCATGGCCGCCATCCCGGTGGGCGCTTCCTTCGAGGAGATGCTGGACGTCTTCTTCGAGGAGGGCCACTCGCGCCTCCCCGTCTTCGAGGGGACGATCGACACCATCGTGGGCGTGATCCTCATCAAGGACCTCTTCCCCCTGCTGCGCGATGCCGAGCGGCGCGCCGGGTTCGACATGCGCGCCGTGATGCGTCCCCCGTACTTCGTCCCCGAGACCAAGCCGGTGAGCGACATCCTGGCCGAGCTGCGCCAGCAGAGCGTGCACCTGGCCATCGTGCTGGACGAGTTCGGCGGCACGTACGGCCTGGTGACGATGGAGGACATCCTGGAGGAGATCGTCGGCGAGATCAACGACGAGTTCGACGTGGCCGAGCCCGAGTTCGAGCCCACTCCCGAGGGCGACACCCTGATCGACGGCGCCGTCTCGCTCTCCGAGGTGAACGACCGCTTCCTCCTGCACCTCCCGGTGGACGACTTCGATACGCTGGGCGGCTACGTCTTCGGCACCCTGGGCCGCGTCCCGGTGGCGGGCGACGTCGTGGCCGTGCCCGGCGCGGAGGGCGAGTGGGAGCTGCGCGTGGAAGAGGTGGAGGAGCGCCGAGTGAAGTGCGTGCGGTTGTACCACCCGGTGCCGGTGAGGGAGCCGGTGGCGGTGGATGGGGCCGGTGGGTGA
- a CDS encoding asparaginase, with protein MADALPRVVLIATGGTISMKIDAESGGAVPRLTGAEILEAVPGVDQVARLEVREFGRYPGPHMTIERMWELRRAILAAIAEGGVDGVVVMHGTDTIEETAYLLDRSMPAGVPVVITGAMRNSSELSWDGPANLMSAVEVAASPEARGRGTMVVMDEEIVQGAEVVKTHTEAAGTFRSPNWGPLGITDKGRVLFYRESRRKPPLEPESPVTLVDLVKVVAGMDSRLVEASLDSGAHGIVLEAMGRGNVPPAVVPGVRRWVEAGRPVVVASRSARGRVLDTYAYPGGGHELREMGAIFADHMTGQQSRIELMLALGTYGGDLARVREVVEAGRYAP; from the coding sequence GTGGCTGACGCGCTCCCGAGGGTGGTGCTGATCGCCACGGGCGGCACCATCTCCATGAAGATCGACGCGGAGAGCGGCGGCGCCGTCCCGCGGCTCACGGGCGCGGAGATCCTGGAGGCCGTCCCCGGCGTGGACCAGGTGGCGCGGCTGGAGGTGCGCGAGTTCGGGCGCTACCCCGGTCCGCACATGACCATCGAGCGGATGTGGGAGCTGCGGCGCGCCATCCTCGCCGCCATCGCGGAGGGCGGGGTGGACGGCGTGGTGGTGATGCACGGCACCGACACCATCGAGGAAACGGCGTACCTCCTCGACCGCTCCATGCCGGCCGGGGTGCCGGTGGTCATCACCGGCGCAATGAGGAACTCCAGCGAGCTCTCGTGGGACGGCCCCGCCAACCTGATGAGCGCGGTGGAGGTGGCCGCCAGCCCCGAGGCGCGCGGTCGCGGCACCATGGTGGTGATGGACGAGGAGATCGTGCAGGGAGCGGAGGTGGTGAAGACGCACACCGAGGCGGCGGGCACCTTTCGCTCGCCCAACTGGGGTCCGCTGGGGATCACGGACAAGGGGCGCGTCCTCTTCTACCGCGAGAGCCGCCGCAAGCCGCCGCTGGAGCCGGAGTCGCCCGTCACCCTGGTGGACCTGGTGAAGGTGGTGGCCGGGATGGACTCGCGGCTAGTGGAGGCGTCGCTGGACAGCGGCGCGCACGGCATCGTGCTGGAGGCGATGGGGCGGGGGAACGTGCCGCCCGCGGTGGTCCCCGGCGTGCGCCGCTGGGTGGAGGCGGGGCGGCCGGTGGTGGTGGCGTCGCGCTCGGCAAGGGGGCGGGTGCTGGACACGTACGCGTATCCGGGCGGCGGCCACGAGCTGCGGGAGATGGGGGCCATCTTCGCGGACCACATGACGGGGCAGCAGTCGCGCATCGAGCTGATGCTGGCGCTGGGCACGTACGGCGGCGACCTGGCCCGCGTGCGCGAGGTGGTGGAGGCGGGCCGCTACGCCCCCTGA
- a CDS encoding BrnT family toxin, producing the protein MTTPPPGFDWDPFTNSRCEREYGFSFFDLVELFEDKRYPYLDLGEREHNGEMRRVVIGRLPWGLIVAVVFTVREGVRRLIWVRPARRGERRAFNEFNGVDNG; encoded by the coding sequence TTGACGACGCCACCTCCGGGGTTTGACTGGGACCCATTCACGAATAGCCGCTGCGAGCGCGAGTACGGCTTCTCGTTTTTCGATCTCGTTGAGCTGTTCGAAGACAAGCGTTACCCCTATCTCGATCTCGGAGAGCGGGAGCATAACGGCGAGATGCGCCGTGTCGTTATCGGACGACTGCCTTGGGGCTTGATCGTTGCGGTCGTATTTACCGTGCGCGAAGGTGTGAGGCGCCTGATCTGGGTGCGACCCGCCCGGCGAGGAGAGCGCCGCGCGTTCAACGAGTTCAATGGAGTGGACAATGGCTGA
- a CDS encoding alpha/beta fold hydrolase, whose amino-acid sequence MTRPGEALGRAAAEWIVTRRVEVNGIAVRYREAGSGPALVLVHGLGCSADYWVRNGPPLAAAGLRVLAPDLPGFGRTDGPWRGLDIDEQAAALADWADAMGLPPAAYVGHSLSCQTVVDLAADHPGRAVALLLAAPTGDRSEKRRIREIIGFARDMFREPLSLVPWIAEAYLRAGLVRWFLTWWKAKHHDLFGTAARVRVPARVVVGERDPVVPVWFAESVAAALPGARCDVIPRAAHAVIFDAAEQFNTAILDFLRDTGHADPGPLPNTALRGR is encoded by the coding sequence GTGACGCGTCCCGGCGAGGCGCTGGGCCGCGCCGCCGCGGAGTGGATCGTGACGCGGCGGGTGGAGGTGAACGGGATCGCCGTGCGCTACCGTGAGGCGGGGAGCGGGCCCGCTCTGGTCCTCGTGCACGGCCTCGGCTGCTCGGCGGACTACTGGGTGCGCAACGGCCCGCCGCTCGCCGCCGCCGGCCTGCGCGTCCTCGCCCCCGACCTCCCCGGCTTCGGCCGCACCGACGGCCCCTGGCGCGGCCTGGACATCGACGAGCAGGCGGCGGCCCTCGCGGACTGGGCGGACGCGATGGGGCTGCCGCCGGCCGCGTACGTGGGCCACTCGCTCTCCTGCCAGACCGTCGTGGACCTCGCCGCCGACCATCCCGGCCGCGCCGTCGCCCTCCTCCTCGCCGCCCCCACCGGCGACCGCAGCGAGAAGCGCCGCATCCGCGAGATCATCGGCTTCGCGCGCGACATGTTCCGCGAGCCTCTGTCGCTCGTCCCCTGGATCGCGGAGGCGTACCTGCGCGCGGGCCTGGTGCGGTGGTTCCTGACCTGGTGGAAGGCGAAGCACCACGACCTCTTCGGCACCGCCGCGCGCGTCAGGGTCCCCGCGCGCGTGGTGGTGGGCGAGCGCGACCCGGTGGTCCCGGTATGGTTCGCCGAATCCGTGGCAGCGGCGCTCCCCGGCGCGCGTTGCGACGTGATCCCCCGCGCCGCCCACGCCGTCATCTTCGACGCCGCCGAGCAATTCAACACTGCCATCCTCGACTTCCTCCGCGACACCGGCCACGCCGACCCCGGCCCGCTGCCGAACACGGCGCTGCGGGGGAGGTGA
- a CDS encoding alpha/beta fold hydrolase: MMARGGIERGPVRERWRWPVARAWWHTLGLRASSADVGPYRVHWVEAGDATAETLVLIHGLSGSSRWWQRNIPALSARYRVVVPDLIGFGRSRCPGPLPAMPDVASVFAKWMDVARTGPVHLVGHSMGGHLAVHVAARHPERIRRLVLADAAGLPRPVTISSVVRFVYELAPPKQWGDPAFLPVIWGDALSAGPFAVAQGLRNILRDDVRPLLPVLTQPTLVIWGAGDAVIPLENAHVFRATIPGARLAVIPHAFHNPMVDQPEAFNRLVLGFLAGEQVGE, from the coding sequence ATGATGGCGCGCGGGGGGATCGAGCGGGGCCCGGTTCGGGAGCGGTGGAGGTGGCCGGTGGCGCGTGCGTGGTGGCACACGCTCGGCCTGCGCGCGTCGTCCGCGGACGTCGGCCCCTACCGCGTGCACTGGGTGGAAGCCGGCGATGCGACCGCCGAGACGCTGGTGCTGATCCACGGCCTGAGCGGATCGTCGCGCTGGTGGCAGCGCAACATCCCGGCGCTGTCGGCGCGCTACCGCGTGGTGGTGCCGGACCTGATCGGCTTCGGGCGCAGCCGCTGCCCCGGGCCGCTGCCCGCCATGCCGGACGTGGCCTCCGTCTTCGCGAAGTGGATGGACGTCGCGCGGACGGGTCCCGTGCACCTGGTGGGGCACTCGATGGGCGGACACCTGGCCGTGCACGTGGCCGCGCGCCACCCGGAGCGCATCCGCCGGCTGGTGCTGGCCGATGCCGCCGGGCTCCCGCGGCCTGTCACCATCAGCTCGGTGGTGCGCTTCGTCTACGAGCTCGCCCCGCCCAAGCAGTGGGGCGACCCGGCCTTCCTCCCCGTCATCTGGGGCGACGCGCTCTCCGCCGGTCCGTTCGCGGTGGCGCAGGGGCTCCGCAACATCCTGCGCGACGACGTGCGCCCGCTGCTCCCCGTGCTCACCCAGCCGACGCTGGTGATCTGGGGCGCGGGCGACGCCGTCATCCCGCTGGAGAACGCGCACGTCTTCCGCGCCACCATCCCCGGCGCGCGGCTGGCGGTGATCCCGCACGCCTTCCACAACCCCATGGTGGACCAGCCGGAAGCCTTCAACCGGCTGGTGCTCGGCTTCCTCGCGGGCGAGCAGGTGGGGGAGTGA